A genomic window from Phoenix dactylifera cultivar Barhee BC4 chromosome 7, palm_55x_up_171113_PBpolish2nd_filt_p, whole genome shotgun sequence includes:
- the LOC103707875 gene encoding ACT domain-containing protein ACR6-like: protein MWRPQVADRDDDDEYAKLIRKMNLPRVIIDNNASDDATVIQVNSVNENGILLQVVQVLIDLNLIITKAYISSDGKWFMDVFNVTDRNGNKLRDEKIISYIQTSLESDACFLSSLRESSAGVKPSNIGYTSIELTGTDRPGLLSEICSVLTDFKCNVVKAELWTHNTRVASVVHVTDESTRSAIEDAERLSTIKELLRNVLEGDDDSRRAKMTVSTGSTHTARRLHQMMFDERDYERVGVVEEGDKKSRPQVAVVDCKEKDYTIIILRSKDRPKLLFDTVCTLTEMQYVVFHGTVAPGNGETYQEYCIRHIDGHRVNSDAERDRLVQCLQAAIQRRASEGLELELRTGDRVGLLSDITRAFRENGLCITRAEISTEDAKAVDTFYVSEVSGSPVDAKTIDLIRRQVGQMFLRVKQEPFPSKPSEATSAIGFLLGNFLKRRR, encoded by the exons ATGTGGAGACCTCAGGTAGCGGACAGGGATGATGACGATGAGTATGCCAAGCTCATTAGGAAGATGAACCTACCAAG GGTTATAATCGACAACAATGCTTCCGATGATGCAACTGTGATTCAG GTGAATAGTGTAAATGAGAACGGCATCCTTCTACAAGTTGTACAAGTTCTTATTGATCTCAACCTCATAATCACCAAAGCATACATATCTTCTGATGGAAAATGGTTCATGGatg TGTTCAATGTGACCGATCGCAACGGCAACAAACTCAGGGACGAAAAGATCATCAGCTACATACAAACA TCCTTGGAATCAGATGCCTGCTTCTTATCATCACTAAGAGAGAGTTCAGCTGGTGTGAAGCCCTCCAATATTGGATATACCTCCATCGAGCTGACGGGCACCGACAGGCCCGGCCTGCTGTCGGAAATCTGCTCCGTTCTCACAGACTTCAAGTGCAACGTAGTGAAAGCCGAGCTCTGGACGCACAACACCCGAGTTGCATCAGTAGTTCATGTGACCGACGAGTCCACGAGGAGTGCAATCGAGGACGCAGAAAGGCTCTCCACCATAAAGGAGTTGCTCCGCAACGTGCTCGAGGGGGACGACGATTCAAGGAGAGCAAAGATGACGGTCTCGACGGGGAGCACCCACACGGCGAGGAGGCTGCATCAGATGATGTTTGACGAAAGGGATTACGAGAGAGTCGGGGTGGTAGAAGAAGGTGACAAGAAATCCAGACCTCAAGTTGCTGTCGTGGACTGCAAAGAGAAGGACTACACCATCATTATTTTGAGGTCCAAGGATCGGCCAAAGCTCTTGTTTGACACTGTCTGCACCCTCACAGAAATGCAGTACGTGGTGTTCCACGGAACGGTGGCCCCAGGAAATGGTGAAACTTATCAG GAATACTGCATCAGGCACATTGATGGGCACCGAGTGAATTCAGATGCCGAACGAGACCGCCTGGTCCAGTGTCTTCAAGCAGCTATTCAAAGGAGAGCTTCAGAG GGACTGGAGTTGGAACTGAGAACAGGAGACAGGGTTGGGCTGCTTTCAGATATCACTCGGGCATTTCGAGAGAACGGCCTGTGCATCACAAGGGCAGAGATATCGACGGAGGATGCCAAAGCAGTGGATACTTTCTATGTCTCGGAGGTGTCAGGGAGCCCTGTGGATGCCAAGACAATTGACTTGATACGCAGGCAGGTAGGCCAGATGTTTCTAAGAGTGAAGCAGGAGCCCTTTCCATCCAAACCTTCAGAGGCGACGAGCGCCATCGGTTTCCTCCTCGGGAATTTCCTCAAGCGACGCCGTTGA